From one Candidatus Chromulinivoraceae bacterium genomic stretch:
- a CDS encoding glycosyltransferase family 2 protein gives MKKKSPVRVCIILPAWNEGEVIGQLVTEAMKTLGSSLYTGEVVVVNDGSKDNTSSIAKKHGAKVIDHVLNTGQGGAVATGLSYAEQNGFDIAVTMDADGQHDVKDAFRGIDELIKQDADLLIGSRLIDKKGMSRVKVLGNKGLSFITYLLFGVNSTDSQSGLRIFSRRALEKLRWKTSGYEFCSEMLWRAKQIGLNMGEYPIKAIYTDYSTSVHRVSGQNNWNGINILKALIRRRITEIFE, from the coding sequence ATGAAGAAAAAATCGCCAGTACGAGTGTGCATAATCCTACCCGCATGGAACGAAGGTGAAGTAATTGGGCAGCTTGTCACAGAGGCAATGAAAACTCTCGGTTCCTCACTCTATACCGGCGAAGTTGTTGTTGTTAACGATGGATCAAAAGACAATACAAGTAGTATTGCAAAAAAACATGGCGCTAAAGTGATTGACCATGTTCTTAATACCGGCCAAGGTGGCGCGGTCGCAACCGGCCTAAGTTATGCCGAACAGAACGGTTTTGATATTGCCGTTACTATGGATGCGGACGGCCAGCATGACGTTAAGGATGCATTCCGCGGCATTGACGAGCTCATTAAGCAAGATGCCGACCTGCTCATTGGCAGTCGTCTTATAGATAAAAAAGGTATGTCACGCGTAAAAGTTCTGGGTAATAAAGGCCTCAGCTTCATTACCTATCTACTTTTCGGCGTCAATTCTACCGATTCGCAGTCCGGTCTTCGCATTTTTTCTAGGCGAGCGCTTGAAAAACTTCGCTGGAAAACCAGCGGCTACGAGTTCTGTTCCGAGATGCTCTGGCGCGCCAAACAAATTGGCCTCAATATGGGCGAGTATCCTATTAAAGCTATTTATACAGACTACTCAACCTCTGTACACCGCGTAAGTGGCCAGAATAACTGGAACGGCATAAATATTCTAAAGGCACTTATTAGACGCCGAATAACCGAGATTTTTGAATGA
- a CDS encoding bifunctional dTDP-4-dehydrorhamnose 3,5-epimerase family protein/NAD(P)-dependent oxidoreductase, protein MSEKAPLEFSKELKKIDTPIPGLIIFDLAIFGDNRGWFKENWQRQKMTTLGLPDFGPVQNNFSFNNKKGVLRGIHAEPWDKFISVGNGSFFGAWVDIREDSPTYGTTFTTEIDASKAIFVPAGVANSYLTLEDNTVYSYLVNDHWYPDASYTYINAADPELGITWPIPLDQCELSEKDKNHPMFKDITPIPAKKILITGSNGQLGKALQKVFPHAEFADRDELDITSDLQGARHWRNYSTIINAAAYTAVDTAETPEGKKAAWQVNGVGVEQLAKVATEYGITFVNVSSDYVFDGTVAIHDEDEQLSPLGVYAQSKAAGELITKTVPKHYLVRTSWVVGEGNNFVLTMKSLAERDIKPSVVDDQIGRLTFADDLARAIVHLITSKSPYGTYNVSNEGESVSWAEIAKHVFEIVGKNTTDITSVTTAKYYEGKEGIAPRPLQSTLNLAKIKTTGFTPRDWTEALHHYLDQQ, encoded by the coding sequence ATGTCTGAAAAAGCTCCCCTTGAATTTAGTAAAGAACTTAAAAAAATCGATACCCCCATTCCCGGGCTTATAATCTTTGATTTAGCTATTTTTGGTGATAATCGTGGTTGGTTTAAGGAAAACTGGCAACGTCAAAAGATGACCACTCTCGGTCTGCCCGATTTTGGTCCTGTTCAAAATAACTTTTCGTTCAACAACAAAAAGGGTGTTTTGCGTGGTATCCATGCCGAGCCATGGGATAAGTTTATTTCAGTTGGTAATGGTAGTTTTTTTGGTGCGTGGGTTGATATTCGCGAAGATAGCCCCACTTATGGCACAACCTTCACTACAGAGATTGATGCAAGTAAAGCGATCTTTGTACCCGCAGGTGTTGCAAACTCCTACCTCACACTAGAGGACAACACTGTTTATTCCTACCTTGTAAACGACCACTGGTACCCAGATGCAAGCTATACCTACATCAACGCTGCGGATCCTGAGCTTGGCATTACATGGCCAATTCCGCTTGATCAATGCGAACTATCCGAAAAAGATAAAAACCACCCGATGTTTAAGGATATTACGCCTATACCTGCTAAGAAAATTCTTATCACTGGTAGTAATGGTCAGCTTGGTAAAGCACTCCAAAAGGTCTTTCCACATGCCGAGTTTGCTGATCGTGATGAGCTAGATATCACCTCAGACCTACAAGGCGCCCGTCACTGGCGCAATTACAGCACCATCATCAATGCCGCTGCGTACACGGCTGTCGATACTGCAGAAACGCCCGAAGGCAAAAAAGCAGCCTGGCAAGTTAACGGCGTTGGCGTGGAACAACTCGCGAAAGTCGCTACCGAGTACGGTATTACATTTGTGAACGTTTCATCTGACTACGTTTTTGACGGCACAGTCGCCATACACGACGAAGATGAACAGCTTAGCCCGCTCGGCGTCTATGCGCAAAGCAAGGCGGCCGGCGAACTTATTACAAAAACCGTACCAAAGCACTACCTTGTTCGTACTAGTTGGGTCGTTGGCGAAGGTAATAACTTTGTACTTACCATGAAATCCCTCGCGGAGCGCGATATTAAGCCTAGCGTCGTAGACGATCAGATAGGCCGCCTTACGTTTGCCGACGATCTTGCTCGGGCTATCGTGCATCTTATTACTTCGAAATCTCCATACGGTACCTACAACGTATCTAACGAAGGTGAGTCTGTAAGCTGGGCAGAAATTGCCAAACATGTTTTTGAAATCGTTGGTAAAAACACAACAGATATCACTTCTGTTACAACAGCAAAATACTACGAAGGCAAGGAAGGTATCGCACCTCGTCCCTTACAAAGTACTCTTAATCTTGCTAAAATAAAGACTACAGGTTTCACTCCAAGGGATTGGACAGAGGCACTGCATCACTACTTAGATCAACAATAA
- the rfbA gene encoding glucose-1-phosphate thymidylyltransferase RfbA — translation MKGIILAGGSGSRLWPITKGISKQLMPIYDKPMVYYPLTTLMLAGIRDILIITTPEDQSQFQRLLGNGSQWGLQLQYAVQPTPDGLAQAFIIGEEFIGNDKVALVLGDNIFHGSDLGQSLKGCVNPDGGTVFAYRVSDPERYGVVEFNDDNVAISIEEKPKEPKSDFAVVGLYFYDNDVIEIAKDVKPSDRGELEITSVNEEYLKRGKLTVKTLDRGDAWLDTGTIDSMTDAADYIRAIQRRTGMIIGSPEEVAFREGYISNEQLLEHADALKKSGYGEYLASLLK, via the coding sequence ATGAAGGGTATTATTTTAGCCGGTGGGTCAGGCTCACGTTTGTGGCCCATTACAAAAGGTATTTCTAAACAGCTCATGCCGATTTACGACAAGCCGATGGTATATTATCCGCTTACCACACTCATGCTTGCCGGTATTCGTGATATTCTTATCATCACTACACCCGAAGACCAGTCGCAATTTCAACGGCTTCTTGGCAATGGATCACAATGGGGTCTCCAGCTTCAATATGCCGTACAACCAACCCCCGATGGCCTCGCTCAAGCCTTTATTATCGGTGAGGAATTTATTGGCAACGACAAGGTTGCGCTTGTTCTTGGCGATAATATTTTCCATGGCTCAGACCTCGGCCAGTCGCTTAAGGGCTGCGTGAATCCAGACGGCGGCACCGTATTTGCCTATCGTGTATCAGACCCAGAGCGCTATGGTGTCGTAGAATTCAATGACGATAATGTGGCAATTTCTATCGAGGAGAAACCAAAAGAGCCAAAGTCAGATTTTGCCGTTGTTGGCCTCTACTTTTACGATAACGACGTCATTGAAATTGCTAAAGACGTAAAACCAAGTGATCGCGGTGAACTTGAAATTACTTCTGTTAACGAAGAGTACCTGAAACGTGGTAAATTAACCGTTAAAACATTGGATCGTGGCGATGCGTGGCTTGATACAGGCACTATCGACTCTATGACCGATGCAGCAGACTACATTCGCGCCATTCAACGCCGTACAGGCATGATTATCGGCAGCCCAGAAGAGGTTGCATTCCGAGAGGGATATATCTCTAACGAACAACTCCTAGAACACGCTGATGCTCTCAAAAAATCTGGCTATGGCGAATATCTTGCCAGTCTCCTTAAGTAG